Part of the Falco naumanni isolate bFalNau1 chromosome 3, bFalNau1.pat, whole genome shotgun sequence genome is shown below.
TCCTTGCCGTCCAGTCCTTCCAAGCCAGCAGGGCCCTGCAGGGACAAGGTGAGGGTGTCAGAGGGTGGTCTGCACCAAGGGGCTCTGGGGGTCCCCCAGGAACCTGCTCTGGGCACCCCAGGCCATGGGAACAGATCCCTAGGGAATGGCTCCCCAGGAGCACCGTGATACTGGTGGTCCTGCCCGCTCTGCCCCCAAGGGTGGCATAGGAGGGGGGGGTCTTACCTGGATGCCTGGGGGTCCAGGGGGTCCGGGGGGCCCTGGCATCCCCGTGGGGCCACGCATGCCCTCGCTGCCCTGCGAGAGCCACAGGAGGTCAcaagaggggctggggctgggttcCGCTCAGCACCCCACAGAGCAGGGCCAAACCCAGCCACCAGCCCCGGGCAGGAGTGGTGCCACCACGAAGCCACATCCCGGTGGCACTCACCCGTGGCACTCACCTTCTCAGCCGCAGGCCCCGGTGGCCCAGCCGGACCGACCTTCCCTGGGAAGCCGGGGGGGCCCTAAAGAGAAGGGGGGTGTTgagtgagggggggggggcatcgTGGTGGGAGAGcccagccaggcacagccaccATCTCCAAACTCATTTATTGGATGTGCTCTGGGGCTGCTCGCTGCACCTTGTCCCGTGGGATCTGCCTGCATCCCCCTGGTAGAAACCCCCATCCTCATCCCTGGCTGGCCACCTGGCCCCATGGGGACGTGGGGACACACAGCCGGGGCCAGCCTTATCTCTCAGGGACACCGTGCTGTACCGGAGCATTGCTCCCAGTGGGATGTACTCACCGGTGGTCCCGGGAAGCCAGGCTGGCCCTGGAAACCCTGTGGAGAGACAAGAGCTGAGGTGCACCCCCCCAACAGCCGCATCCTACTCAatgggggggtcccagggccccccatccctgctggtTCCTCGGGGATGCTCACCTGGTCCCCCTTCTCACCGGCACTGCCCGGGAGCCCGCGCTCGCCCCTCGGTCCCTGCGAAGAGAGGGGGTGAGGTGGGTGGGGAGCACCTCACTGTACCTGGAGTCActgcagcccccccctccccacagccccccagaAGCCGATCAGAGCAGGCACCTACCGCTGGCCCCGTGGGACCGGGGAGGCCGTCCAAACCAGGGGGTccctgggaaggggaggaacCGGGTCAGATGGATGTGGCTGGAAGGACCTCAGCCCCAGTGCCCACAGCGAGGGGGGCACCTGGGagagccccccacccctctgccccTGGAGCATGGCCCCATGGGACTCACCAgttcccccttctccccaggggGGCCCACATAACCTCTCTCGCCTTTGATGccctggggaaggaaggagatgaAAGCACAGGACAGGACAGGGGACAAGCTGGGACATGGGGCATGGACGGGAGGTGTGGGACAGATGGGACATGGATGTGGTACAGGGACGGATGGGGAAGGATGGGACATGGAAGGGGCACAGATGGAGTGAACAGACAGGCGATGGATAGAGAGCCGGGAACGtgtgggatgggatggatggGACAGGGATGACCGTGAGGACATGGGGCTCAGTGCCTGCTGGGGTCCCCCAACTGCCTGCTCAGGCAGCACAAGGGGTCCCTGCAGGCACCAGGGAGGGACGCTGGGACACacgagggggctgggggctggcagacACTGcctagcccccccccccagtactCACGGGAAGGCCGGGGGGGCCCGTCGCGCCGGGGTAGCCAGGCTGCCCTGGAGGTCCCTGTGCAGGAGAAGGATGTTGAGCCACCTGCAATGCCCCAGCCCAGTTCCCAAAGCCCACGGGGCACCGGTGTCCCCCCCGTCCCCTCCTCCCACACTACTCACCGGCTCCCCTTTGGCTCCAGCAAGCCCAGCAGGGCCACGTTCCCCCTGGAGACCCTttggagggagaagagaggagctgcaggggctCTCCTGTGGCCCCTTCCCAGGACTGTGCCCACCCGGCCAGGCAGAGCGCGGGGGCCAAGGACCCAGGCACGGCCCATGGGGCCCGTGATGTCCATCATCCCGTGCCggccccagcctgcccagcagctccgGGCGCCGGGGAGGACCCGCTCGGCACCTGGCTGGGCTCCCTCCACCCGCAGCACCAGCCACGTGCGCCGGGCTCAATGCCCAAGCATGGCTGAGCACGCTTGCACCCAGACACAGgtcactgctgcctgtgccccccACGCTGTGGCCCGTGGGCAGGACCCACGGGCAGCCCCAGTGCCGTGGAAagctcagccctgggcaggggctgcgtggggtgctcagctcccagcaccccgGCCACTGCCCAGGACACGCTTGAGGCCACAGCTCCAGCCTGGTGCCACCCGCTGCCTCCCCGTCCTCCCAGGGCACACCAGGCACGGGTGACAGCCAGGAGGTCCTCCCAGGGCACACCAGGCACCGGTGACACGGGTGAGCACCAGGAGCCCCCTGGCTCTGTGTCACGGAACCGCTGGGGTGGGTTAGTGGGGTGACGTGGTGACGACGTGGTGGAGGCTGGACAGGACACGCTGGCACACCGCAGAGCAACGACCCACACAGACCCACAGAGACCCACGGAGACCCACACAGACCATGGTGTTATGGTGACATTAGTGGACGAGGGGACAGGAGCAGGACATGGCCGGCACAGGCGAGGGAGAGCAGGATCCTCCAAGAGCCGCCGGCACAACCCCACGGCCACCTCGTGCTAGGTGGGAACACGGGTGGGAGCAggaagatgaagatgaagatgGAGATGAAGATGGAGATGAAGATGAAGATCAAGATGGAGATGGTGGTGGAGGCTGGCTGACCCCAGTGGAGCCAGGGACCAGGGTAAGAGGAGGAGGAGCCCAGGCAGCACTGTGGCCACACGGGGGGATCCTCCGGACCCCCAGGAGGGGAGTCCCCGGGGGCAGCCAGGGAAAGGGGGAGCAGCCAGGTGCCATGTGGTGCACCCAGCCCACCCCGCGGGAGCTACGATGAGCTGTGGGCACCAAGCCAGGGCAGTGGGTCCCCAGCACACAGAGAGCGGCTGCGGCCACCCCCGGCACAGCCGGGTCCCACAGCGAAGGTCCCCAACGTGGGGCACCAGGGGCAGCTGCACTGGGGCTGGCAAGTGCCACCAGCAAGTCCCTGAGCTCAGGAAAATCATTCCTCAGCCTGCAGACCCCGGGTCCGCCGAGCCCCCCTGCATGGGGATGGAGGTGGAAATGGGAAGATGGAGATGGGGtggaaggggaggggggcagctgggctgtggctgctcccaggggggacaggggacacagCCAAACCAAGCGGCAGCGACAgagagcacagagcagagccGTGCTGGGTCCTTACGGGCAGTCCGGGTGCGCCAGGCGTTCCAGGAAAGCCTGGGGGGCCCTGAGGGGAGAAATGGGGAGGTCACAGCCTGGAAATGGCACCCAGGAggctgggctgagccctgggggtgctgctgggtgggggCCAGCTCAGCCTCCCTCCGAGCCGGCTCCTGCTCCATCTCCGGGCTGGTAGCGCCTTCGCCTCCATCTCCAGACTTGCCGGGGACAGCCATGCTGTGTGGCACCTCCACCTCACCACGGCCCTCGCCCTCTGCCCATCACCATGGCCTCAGGGCAGGGCACCAGGCCCCCTCGGCAACCTGCAGTGGGGGGCTCCAAGCCCCCCAGGACCGTACCATGATGCCCACGCAgcccggcagccccccacccTAGGCAGGGGTACTTACGATGGGCCCGGGTGGCCCTGGGGGTCCCCGCAGTCCTggtgagccctggggagagACAGGTGCATTAGGTGTGACCACGGTGGGGGACAGGGACCTGGCCCCACTCCAGCTCCAAGGGGCACCGAGGGACCAGCCACGGCCCCACGGCCACGGGGAagggctgggatgctggaggGGGGCAGAGTgggacagcactgcagatgGGGAGCGCACCCACCTGCTCGCCTCTCTCACCGGGGATGCCCGGGGCGCCCGGCAGCCCGGGGTCACCCACACAGTCTGGGTCAGGGCTGTCACCCTGCAGGGAGCGGGGATGCATCAGGAGCCAGGGCCAGCTCTGCCCGTTGCCCACAGCCAAGCCCTGCCAAGCCCCACCAAGTGCCCCCCGAAGCAACCTCTGCTCCCCAaagccctggctgctcccacAGCGGGGTACggtgccaggtcctgccccagCGAGGACggtccctgcagcaccctggggactggggagtcagagcagggcagcagctcagccccgcGGCAgggggagggtgctgggtggcACGGTTTACTCACCCGAGCCTCCTCTGCTCTCGGGAACTGGGCAAAGCACTGGAAGAAAACCCAGGAGTCACCCAGGGATCCCCTGCAGGGTTGCACTGGAGAACGCTGCACCCTGCACCACTTGGGTGCTGAGCACCGGCCCCTGCGCAGGACAAGCCCATCACCCTCCCCGGGGACCCCACCATCatcagggcaggcaggagctgcgcGTGGGAGCCTGCCTGCGTGGCTGCCAGGACCTGCGTGCCCAGCACGTGCCCAGCGTGTGCCCAGTGCGTGCCCAGAGCGTGCCCAAAGCGTGCCCACAGTGTGCCAGCCCTGAAGGCGCCTGCTGCCACTCGAGCCAATGCCcaggtgctcagcaccaccGCTGCACTTCACCCCAAGCCCCAGCAAGACCGGGGGTTTTGGGCACTGGGATTCCCACCCTGAGGTGGGCAAATACTCACCTGGGCGCAGCTCTCGCTGCCAGGAGCACCCGGCATGCCCCCGTCCCCCTTCTCTCCCTTGGCACTGCTGGGCGCACTgaaggctgcctgcagctgggcgCAGTCCCCACAGAGGGtctgggaggaggtggggagtCAGGGGtgccccagggtgctgggggtcccctGGGCATGACCCACAGCGAGCAGGTGCCCCATCCCCACACTCTCACCTTCAGCACCTCGATGTTCCTCTCAGCCATGACAGCCAGTGGTCCCTAGAAGAGATGCAGGGGGGAAGGGGACGGTCCCCACACCGGGGGAGCAGGATGGGTGGCCGTGGGGGAAGCTGCCACCGGCACAGCCGCTACCTACCAGGTCTCCAGCCGGTCCAGGCAGTCCTGGCAAACCGTTGTGTCCTGGCATCCCCTAAAGCCGAGGAGAGCTTGAATATTTCAACCCTGCGCTAAAAGTTGGGCAGGATCAGACCCCACTCACCCACTGCTGCTCCCGTCTCCCATCACTCACCTGGCGGCCCGGGGCaccgggggggccggggggaccGGGGGCTCCAGGGGGACCCTGCAACACCCCAAACACAATCAGAGAGAGGCAGGGAGTGAGgcagtggggggtggggggccagTGGGCGCAGCGCAGCgggggcagcacccacctgcgGGCCCGGCTGCGGCTGCCAGGACATCCCGGTCCACAGTCCTGGGGCTCCCTGGGGCCGAGAGAAGGGGGAGAGCGTTCAGCAGGGGTGAAGCAGAGCcgggggtgcccgggggggcTTGCAGTGCTTACCGGCATCCCAGTGTAGTTGGGGTCctggcgggggccgggcgggcaggCGCACTCCCCGGGGTCTCCCTGCAGAGAGAggaggtgggggcagggagggcagcggggTGGCGTGGGGGTCCAGCTCAACCCCGATCCCAACTCACCTTCTCACCCTGGGCACCCTTCTCCCCCTGCGAGGAGGAAAGCCGGAGATGTGCGTtagcaggcagcccccagccccctcgtGCCGCCCACCAGCACCGGGGCACAGCGGCTCAGCACCACACTGCCCATGCTTGCACGTGCagcccccccgccagccccccaTACGCACCGGCTGCCCGCTGGACCCCGGCACCCCGGGGAGCCCCCGCTGCCCTTCGGGGCcctgtgaggaagaggagggtgagGAAGCTCAGCTCTGGGCTCAGACCGTGGCACAGCACTTTTTAGCCACCGtcgaggggctgggggaggatgGCGATGCCCGCCCTGGAGGGCAGGGCTTACCGGTGGCCCTGTGGCGCTAGTTCCTGGTGGTCCAGGGGGTCCCATGGCACCTTTGGGCCCCGGAGATCCCTGCAGAGGAAGGACAGCAGGAGTGGGGGGGCaagggggacagggagggctgggggatgctccCTTACCTTGGCACCTTTCTCTGCTGCCATTCCAGGGGGGCCCTGGGGTCCAGGGGGGCCCTGGGGACAGGAGAGGGCATTAACTCCTCCCAACCACACCAGgcagccccccctgcccacccagtGAGCTGCAGTGACACCACTGTCCCCAGGGTGGTCTGGCTCGGACCCTGCTGTCACTGTCTGCCCCGGGGGCTGATGCTGCCACGGTGCAAACCTCCCACCTGCAGGAatcggggggctgggggctgccgcatctccagggctgggcagcccaAAATGCTACTTACAGGTGTCCCGGGTGGTCCGGTGCTCCCAGGCTCTCCCTGGGAAAACCAGAGTGTGTGAGAGCTGGCAGAGCCACCCGGCACAGCACAACACGGCACAGCGTGGCACCGCATGGCGTGacacggcacggcacagcacagGCACCCCGCACACCCACCTGCGGTCCTGGCTGGCCGATCCCCGGCGGTCCTGGCTCACCCTAGGGAGACAGAGGGGCAGTGAGCAGCCCCAAAGCCTCCCCATGCCCAGCCCCCTGTGGCCCCGCTCACCTGCCGCCCCTTCAGCCCAGCAGGGCCCTGAATCCCTGGCAGTCCCGGCTTCCCCTAAAACACACCAGGGTCAGCCCCGAGGGCATGATGCCACCGGGCACCCACggtgccctggggagggggcactcACCGGTCTGCCCGGCTGGCCGATGCCCGGGGCCCCCTGGTCCCCTTTGGCCCCCGGTTTTCCCGGGATGCCAACCATGTCCGAGAAGTCCCCATGCGGAGCGGGACTGGGCTCGCAGGCGTCTCCCTGCAGAGGAGGGAGCACAGGAGGGGAAATCAGGATGGAAAAAGGATGGAGGGGGTGGGTGACACCACGGTGACGGGATGCAGGTCTCCGTACAAGTGCAGGGGTCTCACCTTCTCGCCCTTGGGGCCAGCCGGACCCCTGATGCCAGGCtcacctgccagccctgggagaCCAGCCATTCCCGGGGTGCCCGGGTCCCCGGGgctccctgcatccccctgggAAATAGAGGGGACAAGGCTGGCACAGCACTCCCCCAGCCTCACAGCCCGggggggtcacagccccctctgccactgccagccctgccagaaccccctccccagcccctcttACCTTCTGTCCCTTCTGGCCAGCATCACCAGGTCTGCCCTGGGGAAACAGAGCAATGGGTCAGGCCAGAGCACCCCCAGAACGGGCACCCGCGAGCATTGGGGGGCACTCACCGCTTTGCCTGGGGGGCCACCCTGGCCCCTCTGCCCCGGCGGTCCGGGCACGGCCAGCACCGTCGCTGCCCCTTCAAGGGCTTGCGGCGTGGGGGGGCACTGCCCGCATGGCTCGCCCTGCAGAGGGGACATCCCGCTTGGAGCGTGGCTTCAGGGACCGGAGCACTGCGGTGGGGTGGGCGGCTCGTAGCCCCCGCAGCCCATCGCAGGGCTGTCCCATGCAAGTTGCAAGGGTCTCAGCTGGGAAGGATTCATGGacggggcagggagcagggtcCAGGGGGTCCCTGTCACCGGGCTCACCTTCTCTCCTTTGAGCCCCTGCAGACCCGGATCCCCCTTGTCTCCCGGGAGCCCCTGCACCGAGAAGCCACCGCAGAGGtgaggctgcagcccccagcacccaccctgaGCCCCCACACCCACGCTGCCCACCTGTGCAGCCACTCACCGGTCTGCCTGTGGGTCCCTGCTGGCCACCATCCCCCTGCAAGAGAACACAgtcagggtcagggtcagggtcagggtcagggtcagggtcagggtcaggCCCCAGGGAAAGCTGAGGCTGCCCCAACCCCATGGGGTGCTGCAGCCATTCCCGCTACCTCAGGGGATGCAGAGAGGGAGGTGGGTTTCGGGGTCACTCACCTTCTCCCCCTTGAtgccagccagcctggggagccCCGCTTCGCCCTGCCAAACACCCCATGCGGTTACACACCCAGCACCCATGCAGCCCCGGGGTGCCCCTCTGGCACGGGAGAGCGGGGCTCAGCCCCACGTACTCACTGGCAGCCCCGGCTGCAGCGGCGCTGGTGCCAGCTCACCCTGGAGCCCCTCGGTGGGACCCCGCAGCAGCGCAGCGAGGACGCGGGCATCGCAGGACAGGCAAGAGTCCCcctgggggggcagggagagggcacAGCTTAGGGGGACCACAGGGGCTGCCTGCTaagtgggtgggtgggatggaGGAATAGCCACTCACCTTCTCCCCTTTCATCCCCTGGATGCCAGGATCTCCCTGGGAAGGAAACACAAGAGCTGccagcaggggctgggtggTGCTCGGTGCCCCCCGCCTCTGGCTGGGGACAAACCAGTCCACATCTCGGTCCCACGTCACCTACCCTGTCCCCTTTGGGTCCTGCAGGGCCAGGTctgtcctggggagggggagtcAAAGAGGGAACGTTAGGGATGCTGAGATAAGACCCTGCTCTGACCTCCGTCACATGCACCTGCCTGCAAGCCCCCGGGTTCAGACTCACCGAGACCCCGTCCTTGCCGGGTGCTCCGGGCGCTCCCCTGGGTCCCGGTTTGCCGGGCAGCCCGGTGGCACCGAGCATCCCTTCGGAAACAGTGGGACACACCTCGCACGGCTCGCCCTGCCCAGTGGGGACAATGAGacgcagccccagcccagggggtCCTTGGAGCAGCCCCCCGAGATGCCCCGAGCAACCCCAAGCCCAGGGGATGGGCACTGCAGTGGAGCTGTACCAGCAAGAGCTGCCGTGCCTgtggcacagcccctgccaggccaCCCTGCCGCTGCACCCACCTTGTCTCCTTTTGGCCCCAGGATGCCAGGGGGACCCTGTGGAGGAAGGCAGGGATCGGGGCTGCTTCAGGGAGCCCCGAGGCCAAGGTTTGCACTGGCAATGTCACCCAGAACCCCCCCAATCCCTGCCACCAGCCGTGGCACGGGACGTTCCCAGCCCCAAAGGAGGCTGCCGTCTTTCCCAAACCCCTTTCCATGCCTGGGCTCGGATCCCACCGCCGCTCCGGCCAGCAGCCCCAAGCCCGAGCCAAGAGACCGATCCCTGACCCCGGGCTTTGGCTCCAGGCTCACGGTACTCACGGGTGTCCCAGGTGATCCTCCGGGTCCAGGAGCTCCCGAGCTGCCCTGGAGCCAGAGATGGGAGAGCCTGAGCCCAGCAAGGGAGAAAGCCTTGGCCCACCCAGAACCTCCATGCTACCCTTCTCCCCCCAGGGAGGGGTTCCTGCCCCCCAGGCAAAGACCTGGGCCACCCAACAAGTCAGCACTGACTCAGCCGCGGCAGATCCCTGGATCCCCGGCACAGCCCACTGCCTGCCATGCCGAGCAGCCCTCgggcagtgggggggggggcagctgggaccCGGACCCCTTTGCCCCCCCACTCACCTTTTCTCCCTTCGGACCAGGGGGGCCACCAGGGTCACcctgaaagggagaaaggaCAGTGTTAGCCTTGCCTGGGCACCCCGGCCCGCCAGCTCCACCATGGAGCCCTGGGGGGCACCTCACCCCCTCCCATGGCAATGTCCACCTGCAGCCACCATATGCCAAGCTGGGGACATCACCCAGGCCCATGGCACAGGGGTCCTTACCGGCTTCCCTGGAAAGCCAATGCCTGGAGAACCTGGCTTCCCTGGGGGCCCCGGCTCACCAGCCAGCCCCTCAGGTCCCACGAGGCCAGGGTCACCCTGGAAGGCACAGAGCGGGTGTCAGTGCCAGCGCTGCCACCGGCTCCCACCCACTCACTCTCAAGCCCCCACCTACCTTCTGGCCCTTGGGGCCCACCACGCAAATCTCCCCGGGTCGGCCCTGCCGGGAAGGGAGCAGGATATGAAGGCTCCGCACGCACAGCACCACGCACGCCATGGgggggctgctccagcagctggaccCCACTGCCCGGCGGGTGGCCCAGGGGATGCCCAGGGGATGCCCAGGTACCACCTGGCACTACTCACATCACGCCCTGGGCGCCCCGGCTTGCCCTGCAGTCCCCCGTCGCCCTTTTCACCCTTCTGGCCCTGTGGGACAAATAGATGTCACCGATGCCATCTCCCATGATACTGGGGTCAGCAACGGCAGGTCCTGGCACCACTGCCACCATACCAGGACCCACGGCACAGTCATCCCCCCTGCAGTGGTGGGACCCGTGGGTGGGATGGACTTACCTTCTGCCCATCAGCACCGGCTGTCCCTGGGAGCCCCTGGGTGGGAACAGCAGGGCAAAGTGGGTGCCCACGGGTGGGCTCACGCAGGCCTTCCCTCCCGCTCACACCACCACTCCCTTCATCCCCCCGCCACCCACCGAGCTGTCTCCTTGGGGCCAGACCCCTGTGTCCCAGCCCAGGGTACGCACGAGACGTGGGTGGGGAGCACCGCTGGGTCCCCGCGCTGCAGCCCCATCCACTGAGCATCACTTACCACCTCTCCTCGCTGCCCCTTCTCGCCCTGCGGCCCCTCGGCacactgaggaggaggaggaagagggagtgGGGTaagggagggggcagcagaGCCGGGAGGGGGGTACGCAGAGGGTGCGGGAGTCTCACCTGCATGGGACCACCGGGGTGGGTGCGCACGCAGTCAGCGCCCTGCGGGAGGGGGGAAGGCAGCTCAGGGGCTCTGCCTGCGCCGGCCGTGGCCGAGGACGGATGGCCATGGCAGGCAGGAGCCCTCCCCAGGGCAGTGGGACCCCCGTGTGCCAGGGACCcccgcaggcagcagccccacagcagagggATCCCTGCCCAGGACATGGCCAGGGACACTCACACGGTCACCTTTCTCCCCCTTGCCACCGGTGATGCCAGGCAGGCCACGCTCGCCCTTCCCACCCTGCAAGAGAGAGAAGGGGTAGGTGACGAGATGGGCCACGAGTGTCCCCACGGCCACGCGTGTGCCCACAGTGTAGCCCACAGCTCCTGGTAGGGATGCTCCAGGCAGAGCCGAGGGTCTGCATGGCCACAATCCTGCTGGagctgagctctgtgtgtgctggggggtgACAAACCTACCTTTGGACCCGGGGGACCGAGCGTGACCTAGGGAGAGAGGAGAACGGTGTCCTGCAGTGCCTGGAGCCCCGCGAGTGCAGCTGCCtccaagaagcagcaggagagccCTGTCCCCACCATGGTCCCCATCCTCCCAACACcctgtccccaagtgccacccCAGGAACCCCATGGGGCACGTGGGGTCCCagacacccacccccacccacccccccgccatCAGTCCCACGCCTCCAGCCAGAGGTTGCCATAGGaatgaggccacatctggaaaGGATCAGAGACCTTCCCCGCAGCCAGATGTTGCCGGGCCATGGGCCAGGTGGAGCCGTGGGTCGCGGAGGGCTG
Proteins encoded:
- the COL16A1 gene encoding collagen alpha-1(XVI) chain isoform X3 — translated: MRGPWALTLAGLISVCGGKELLAVEGELCPQLWDEDLVGDKYENITGFNLIKRFDLLKISSIKKVHNPRGPVVLRLGAVPLVQPTQQVFPRGLPPAFTLVLTLLLKKNSTGEHWYLFQVTDRQGYPQLSLAVHGPEKSLEFQARAPGATFVSATFAGKAVASLFDGRWHKVVVAVQSRAVSIHLDCASISSKPLAPRRALALEGNAFLGLDATRGTPVRFDIQQAQIYCDAELARQERCCEISASGCLTEVPKTRRQAELMQSSNLIEISPQPEGRVYTRCFCLEEPLGAEPVRTSGRTGLKGDQKEKCPPCSPQMASANVTLGPPGPKGGKGERGLPGITGGKGEKGDRGADCVRTHPGGPMQCAEGPQGEKGQRGEVGLPGTAGADGQKGQKGEKGDGGLQGKPGRPGRDGRPGEICVVGPKGQKGDPGLVGPEGLAGEPGPPGKPGSPGIGFPGKPGDPGGPPGPKGEKGSSGAPGPGGSPGTPGPPGILGPKGDKGEPCEVCPTVSEGMLGATGLPGKPGPRGAPGAPGKDGVSDRPGPAGPKGDRGDPGIQGMKGEKGDSCLSCDARVLAALLRGPTEGLQGELAPAPLQPGLPGEAGLPRLAGIKGEKGDGGQQGPTGRPGLPGDKGDPGLQGLKGEKGEPCGQCPPTPQALEGAATVLAVPGPPGQRGQGGPPGKAGRPGDAGQKGQKGDAGSPGDPGTPGMAGLPGLAGEPGIRGPAGPKGEKGDACEPSPAPHGDFSDMVGIPGKPGAKGDQGAPGIGQPGRPGKPGLPGIQGPAGLKGRQGEPGPPGIGQPGPQGEPGSTGPPGTPGPPGPQGPPGMAAEKGAKGSPGPKGAMGPPGPPGTSATGPPGPEGQRGLPGVPGSSGQPGEKGAQGEKGDPGECACPPGPRQDPNYTGMPGAPGLWTGMSWQPQPGPQGPPGAPGPPGPPGAPGRQGMPGHNGLPGLPGPAGDLGPLAVMAERNIEVLKTLCGDCAQLQAAFSAPSSAKGEKGDGGMPGAPGSESCAQCFAQFPRAEEARGDSPDPDCVGDPGLPGAPGIPGERGEQGSPGLRGPPGPPGPIGPPGFPGTPGAPGLPGLQGERGPAGLAGAKGEPGPPGQPGYPGATGPPGLPGIKGERGYVGPPGEKGELGPPGLDGLPGPTGPAGPRGERGLPGSAGEKGDQGFQGQPGFPGPPGPPGFPGKVGPAGPPGPAAEKGSEGMRGPTGMPGPPGPPGPPGIQGPAGLEGLDGKDGKPGLRGDPGPPGPPGMMGPPGFKGKTGHPGLPGPKGDCGKPGPPGSTGRPGAEGDPGPMGPQGRQGPPGLIGPPGSPGQPGPAGLAGVGLKGERGSAGERGLPGMPGQPGPPGHPGPPGEQGPDGPVGKEGPPGKPGIMGPAGQKGEAGSPGERGYPGEKGRAGMPGGPGKSGSMGLVGPRGPAGERGPPGSPGPAGSPGLPGPPGMMGDVVNYDEIKRFIQQELSKMFDERMAYYTSRLHFPVEMVAAPGRPGPPGKDGLPGRPGPPGSPGLPGQIGREGRQGVPGMRGEPGAKGEKGEKGVGLMGDSGPPGPPGPQGPPGYGKMGPPGPVGQQGIPGIPGPPGATGQPGKTGHCSPAECLGAMPLEQPLFQPKNVKGPFG
- the COL16A1 gene encoding collagen alpha-1(XVI) chain isoform X2, which encodes MQTGARHVPVPLLPDLSPLQAAALPRATAVGTMRGPWALTLAGLISVCGGKELLAVEGELCPQLWDEDLVGDKYENITGFNLIKRFDLLKISSIKKVHNPRGPVVLRLGAVPLVQPTQQVFPRGLPPAFTLVLTLLLKKNSTGEHWYLFQVTDRQGYPQLSLAVHGPEKSLEFQARAPGATFVSATFAGKAVASLFDGRWHKVVVAVQSRAVSIHLDCASISSKPLAPRRALALEGNAFLGLDATRGTPVRFDIQQAQIYCDAELARQERCCEISASGCLTEVPKTRRQAELMQSSNLIEISPQPEGRVYTRCFCLEEPLGAEPVRTSGRTGLKGDQKEKCPPCSPQMASANVTLGPPGPKGGKGERGLPGITGGKGEKGDRGADCVRTHPGGPMQCAEGPQGEKGQRGEVGLPGTAGADGQKGQKGEKGDGGLQGKPGRPGRDGRPGEICVVGPKGQKGDPGLVGPEGLAGEPGPPGKPGSPGIGFPGKPGDPGGPPGPKGEKGSSGAPGPGGSPGTPGPPGILGPKGDKGEPCEVCPTVSEGMLGATGLPGKPGPRGAPGAPGKDGVSDRPGPAGPKGDRGDPGIQGMKGEKGDSCLSCDARVLAALLRGPTEGLQGELAPAPLQPGLPGEAGLPRLAGIKGEKGDGGQQGPTGRPGLPGDKGDPGLQGLKGEKGEPCGQCPPTPQALEGAATVLAVPGPPGQRGQGGPPGKAGRPGDAGQKGQKGDAGSPGDPGTPGMAGLPGLAGEPGIRGPAGPKGEKGDACEPSPAPHGDFSDMVGIPGKPGAKGDQGAPGIGQPGRPGKPGLPGIQGPAGLKGRQGEPGPPGIGQPGPQGEPGSTGPPGTPGPPGPQGPPGMAAEKGAKGSPGPKGAMGPPGPPGTSATGPPGPEGQRGLPGVPGSSGQPGEKGAQGEKGDPGECACPPGPRQDPNYTGMPGAPGLWTGMSWQPQPGPQGPPGAPGPPGPPGAPGRQGMPGHNGLPGLPGPAGDLGPLAVMAERNIEVLKTLCGDCAQLQAAFSAPSSAKGEKGDGGMPGAPGSESCAQCFAQFPRAEEARGDSPDPDCVGDPGLPGAPGIPGERGEQGSPGLRGPPGPPGPIGLQGERGPAGLAGAKGEPGPPGQPGYPGATGPPGLPGIKGERGYVGPPGEKGELGPPGLDGLPGPTGPAGPRGERGLPGSAGEKGDQGFQGQPGFPGPPGPPGFPGKVGPAGPPGPAAEKGSEGMRGPTGMPGPPGPPGPPGIQGPAGLEGLDGKDGKPGLRGDPGPPGPPGMMGPPGFKGKTGHPGLPGPKGDCGKPGPPGSTGRPGAEGDPGPMGPQGRQGPPGLIGPPGSPGQPGPAGLAGVGLKGERGSAGERGLPGMPGQPGPPGHPGPPGEQGPDGPVGKEGPPGKPGIMGPAGQKGEAGSPGERGYPGEKGRAGMPGGPGKSGSMGLVGPRGPAGERGPPGSPGPAGSPGLPGPPGMMGDVVNYDEIKRFIQQELSKMFDERMAYYTSRLHFPVEMVAAPGRPGPPGKDGLPGRPGPPGSPGLPGQIGREGRQGVPGMRGEPGAKGEKGEKGVGLMGDSGPPGPPGPQGPPGYGKMGPPGPVGQQGIPGIPGPPGATGQPGKTGHCSPAECLGAMPLEQPLFQPKNVKGPFG